A region of Gammaproteobacteria bacterium DNA encodes the following proteins:
- a CDS encoding 2-isopropylmalate synthase: protein MAAKSKLIIFDTTLRDGEQSPGASMTKEEKVRIAKALERMRVDVIEAGFPISSPGDFEAVRAVARTVKDSTVCALARATDMDIDRAGEALKDANSGRIHTFIATSPIHMQNKLRMTPDQVFEQAVAAVKRARQYTDDVEFSAEDAVRSEMDFLVRVFDAVIKAGATTINVPDTVGYSVPALWGERMRELIERVEGSDKVIWSTHCHNDLGMAVANSLAAVMNGARQVECTINGLGERAGNASLEEIVMSVRTRQDVFDCDTTLDATQIVPTSKLVSGITGYAVQPNKAIVGANAFAHESGIHQDGVLKARETYEIMRAQDVGWSDNRIVLGKLSGRNAFRRRLEELGIALSSEEELNIAFSRFKDLADKKHEIYDEDLQSLVTEAQVEAESEHYKLAALRVCSETGETPVARVTVSVDGEERHGEAAGGGPVDASFKAIEAVVMSNTQLQLYSVNAITSGTDAQGEVTVRLEKAGRIVNGQGADTDIVIASARAYLNALNKLVQRARPHPQRGDV from the coding sequence ATCTCGAGCCCGGGCGATTTCGAGGCGGTGCGGGCGGTGGCGCGTACGGTGAAAGACAGCACCGTTTGCGCTCTGGCGCGGGCTACGGACATGGACATCGATCGGGCCGGCGAGGCGCTTAAAGATGCAAATTCGGGGCGTATCCATACCTTCATCGCCACTTCTCCCATCCATATGCAGAACAAGCTGCGTATGACCCCGGATCAGGTGTTCGAGCAGGCTGTGGCGGCGGTCAAGCGCGCGCGGCAGTATACCGACGACGTGGAATTTTCCGCCGAGGACGCGGTGCGCTCGGAGATGGATTTTCTGGTGCGCGTGTTTGACGCGGTGATCAAGGCGGGTGCGACGACCATCAACGTGCCGGACACAGTCGGTTACAGCGTCCCGGCGTTGTGGGGCGAGCGTATGCGCGAACTCATCGAGCGCGTGGAGGGCAGCGACAAGGTGATCTGGTCCACGCATTGTCACAACGATCTCGGCATGGCCGTGGCCAATTCGCTGGCGGCGGTGATGAACGGCGCGCGACAGGTCGAGTGCACCATCAACGGGCTGGGCGAGCGTGCCGGCAACGCCAGTCTCGAAGAGATCGTCATGAGTGTGCGCACGCGTCAGGACGTGTTCGACTGCGATACAACGTTGGATGCGACACAGATCGTGCCGACCTCCAAGCTGGTCTCCGGGATCACCGGTTATGCGGTGCAGCCCAATAAGGCCATTGTCGGCGCCAACGCGTTCGCGCATGAATCCGGCATTCATCAGGACGGGGTGCTCAAGGCGCGCGAGACTTACGAAATCATGCGTGCGCAGGACGTCGGCTGGTCGGACAACCGCATCGTGCTGGGCAAGCTTTCCGGGCGTAATGCGTTTCGCCGGCGGCTGGAGGAACTGGGCATCGCGCTCTCCTCGGAAGAGGAACTCAACATTGCATTCTCGCGATTCAAGGATCTTGCAGACAAGAAACACGAAATCTACGATGAGGATTTGCAATCGCTGGTCACCGAAGCGCAGGTCGAGGCTGAGAGCGAGCACTACAAGCTCGCCGCCCTGCGCGTGTGCTCGGAGACGGGCGAGACGCCGGTGGCTCGCGTGACCGTCAGCGTGGACGGCGAGGAGCGCCACGGCGAGGCCGCTGGCGGCGGGCCGGTGGATGCGTCGTTCAAGGCCATCGAGGCAGTAGTTATGAGCAACACGCAGTTGCAGCTTTATTCGGTTAACGCCATCACCAGCGGCACCGACGCACAAGGCGAGGTGACCGTGCGGCTGGAAAAGGCCGGGCGTATAGTCAACGGGCAGGGCGCGGACACCGATATCGTCATCGCTTCGGCCAGGGCATATTTGAACGCGCTGAACAAGCTGGTGCAAAGAGCCAGGCCGCACCCGCAAAGAGGCGATGTCTAA